A stretch of Kyrpidia spormannii DNA encodes these proteins:
- the phaC gene encoding class III poly(R)-hydroxyalkanoic acid synthase subunit PhaC, which produces MFLQQDALARMGHRWLEQAPTSWRRYRKAVEILSQAEPPTGQTPKTAIWRKNKMRLYHFSLPGVERVHQFPVLMMYAMINKPYILDMEPGHSFVEFLVQQGFSVYMIDWGVAGPEDRHNGFGEYMFDYLDKAVDRVLRHAGADRIHMFAYCMGGTMGAMYTALFPDKVKDLTLLAAPIDFRHAPLYNQWLRKEYFDVDKLVETFGNVPPEVIDFGNKMLKPMSNFVDPWVSLLDRVDDETFVHSWRMLNKWVNDGTPFPGQAYREWIHEFYQDNKLIEGTLILRDRPVDLSQIRCPVLLLTAERDHIVPPPQSEALFEHILSSDRTEYQFPVGHVSLVYGGTASKRVYPRTADWLKAHDAM; this is translated from the coding sequence ATGTTTCTTCAACAGGATGCCCTAGCCAGGATGGGCCACCGGTGGCTGGAACAAGCGCCGACAAGTTGGCGCCGGTACCGCAAAGCTGTGGAAATCCTCAGCCAGGCCGAGCCGCCGACCGGACAAACACCGAAGACCGCAATCTGGCGAAAGAATAAGATGCGACTGTATCATTTCTCGTTACCCGGTGTGGAGCGTGTGCACCAATTTCCGGTACTCATGATGTACGCGATGATCAACAAACCCTACATCCTCGACATGGAGCCCGGACATTCCTTTGTCGAATTTCTTGTACAGCAGGGGTTCTCGGTTTATATGATCGATTGGGGTGTCGCTGGACCTGAAGATCGACACAACGGGTTCGGAGAGTACATGTTCGACTATCTCGACAAGGCCGTGGATCGGGTTTTGAGGCACGCAGGCGCGGACCGAATTCACATGTTCGCCTACTGCATGGGCGGAACGATGGGAGCGATGTATACCGCGCTTTTTCCCGACAAAGTCAAGGATTTGACCCTTCTCGCCGCGCCGATCGACTTTCGACATGCCCCGCTGTACAATCAATGGCTGCGCAAAGAGTATTTTGATGTAGATAAGCTTGTGGAAACATTCGGCAACGTTCCTCCCGAAGTGATTGATTTTGGCAACAAAATGTTGAAGCCCATGAGTAATTTCGTCGATCCCTGGGTTTCGTTGTTGGATCGGGTGGATGACGAAACCTTTGTCCACAGTTGGAGGATGTTGAACAAATGGGTCAACGACGGAACTCCGTTCCCGGGTCAGGCGTACCGCGAGTGGATCCACGAGTTCTATCAGGATAACAAACTGATCGAAGGGACACTGATCCTGCGGGACCGTCCCGTGGATTTAAGTCAGATCCGTTGTCCCGTTCTTCTGCTGACGGCCGAGCGGGACCACATCGTTCCCCCTCCACAAAGCGAGGCGCTGTTTGAACACATCCTAAGTTCCGATCGGACGGAATACCAATTCCCCGTCGGTCACGTCAGCCTCGTGTACGGCGGGACGGCCAGTAAGCGGGTATATCCGAGAACGGCTGACTGGTTGAAGGCACACGACGCAATGTGA
- a CDS encoding DUF4349 domain-containing protein, with translation MAVQYSDPFVAWKKIYDEWEPHAAEAWNDFLTSETYSIISAQMMQAFLQMNQLISQTMKSVAEKSHLPSIDDMARLGEMVAAVDEKIDAIDERLIRVEETLKKIQGALESRTRPGQGGRGRRTASRDESPEDRELSGDAPSSGGEE, from the coding sequence ATGGCCGTTCAGTATTCAGATCCTTTCGTAGCATGGAAGAAAATCTACGATGAATGGGAACCGCATGCTGCCGAGGCATGGAACGATTTTCTGACGAGCGAAACCTATTCCATCATATCCGCCCAAATGATGCAGGCTTTTCTTCAAATGAACCAATTAATTTCCCAAACGATGAAATCCGTCGCCGAGAAATCCCACCTCCCCTCCATCGACGACATGGCGAGGCTCGGGGAAATGGTCGCAGCGGTGGATGAAAAGATCGATGCCATAGACGAACGACTCATTCGGGTGGAAGAAACCTTGAAAAAGATTCAAGGGGCTCTAGAGAGTCGAACCCGACCTGGCCAAGGAGGCCGGGGCCGGCGGACCGCCAGTCGGGACGAGAGCCCTGAGGATCGGGAGCTCTCGGGGGATGCACCCTCTTCCGGGGGCGAGGAGTAG
- a CDS encoding helix-turn-helix transcriptional regulator gives MGEKELLFRNIQTLMETLGRLLGEDCEVVLHDFDHPERSIVAIINNRVTNRQVGDPISEYAWKVLRRGLEENEHAIVYRTYTKEGKRIRSTNVFLRDAGDRVVGCVSFNQDLSRLEWIRGWVDSFLRDDGDSVDEVADEFAHDVMAILNKMVEQTIAGPGKEIHRLTKDEKLMIIEELDEKGAFLIKGAVDLIASQLGVSRYTIYNYLDEIRAKNRMM, from the coding sequence GTGGGGGAGAAGGAACTTCTTTTCAGAAATATTCAAACATTGATGGAAACCTTAGGGAGGTTGTTGGGAGAGGACTGCGAAGTCGTTTTACACGATTTTGACCATCCGGAACGTTCCATCGTCGCTATTATCAACAACCGGGTGACGAATCGACAGGTAGGAGACCCAATCTCGGAGTATGCCTGGAAAGTTCTGCGCCGCGGGCTCGAGGAGAATGAACACGCCATTGTGTACCGCACCTACACCAAAGAAGGAAAACGAATTCGATCCACCAATGTGTTTCTTCGGGACGCCGGGGACCGGGTGGTGGGCTGTGTGAGTTTCAATCAAGATTTGAGCCGCCTGGAGTGGATCCGGGGTTGGGTGGACAGTTTTCTGCGGGACGACGGGGATTCAGTGGATGAGGTGGCCGATGAGTTTGCCCACGATGTGATGGCAATCCTGAATAAAATGGTAGAGCAGACCATTGCGGGACCGGGGAAAGAGATCCATCGCCTCACGAAAGACGAAAAATTGATGATCATCGAAGAGTTGGATGAGAAAGGTGCGTTTCTGATTAAAGGGGCGGTGGATCTCATCGCCTCCCAACTTGGCGTGTCGAGATACACGATCTACAATTATTTGGATGAAATTCGTGCCAAAAACCGGATGATGTGA
- a CDS encoding gamma-aminobutyraldehyde dehydrogenase: MEIYRMWIGGEWVQGEAGEEKVILDPATGQEVAKVPEATPGDVNRAVEAARASFERGTWADAAPGERAAVLLKAADLLEQQAQEYAELETRQTGKPLKLSAYSDIPAAIDNIRFFAGLARHIEGKATGEYLPGYTSAIRRDPVGVVASIAPWNYPLLMAIWKLMPALAAGNSVVIKPAPNTPLTTLKFAEILHEAGLPDGVVNVVTGDGPTVGAALTSHPAVNMISFTGSTQTGAKIMQAASDTTKRLHLELGGKAPFIVFDDADLEAAVQGAVVGAYVNSGQDCTAATRFYVHHSVYDTFVAQFIDRARKVRVGLPGDWTTDMGPVISQVHRDRIEGYVERARAAGAEVLLGGKRPADPKLAAGSYYEPTILAGLADDAEACQREIFGPVVVVMPFSDEEEVIRRANGVVYGLASSVWTRDHQRALRMSKALRFGTVWINDHLPLTSEMPHGGFKQSGFGKDLSAYALEDYTVVKHVMSELSGQAVKPWHFTIFGDAPQE, encoded by the coding sequence ATGGAGATCTATCGCATGTGGATCGGCGGAGAATGGGTCCAGGGCGAGGCCGGAGAGGAGAAGGTGATCCTCGATCCGGCGACGGGACAAGAAGTGGCCAAAGTTCCCGAGGCAACGCCTGGAGACGTGAACAGAGCAGTGGAAGCAGCGAGAGCTTCTTTTGAGCGAGGTACCTGGGCGGACGCGGCCCCGGGCGAGCGGGCTGCGGTTTTGCTGAAAGCCGCGGATCTTTTGGAACAGCAGGCCCAGGAATACGCCGAACTGGAAACCCGCCAGACCGGTAAGCCTTTGAAGCTGTCGGCATACTCCGACATCCCCGCGGCCATCGATAACATTCGCTTTTTCGCGGGGCTCGCCCGGCATATAGAAGGAAAGGCCACCGGGGAATACCTTCCGGGATACACGTCTGCGATCCGCCGGGATCCCGTGGGGGTTGTCGCTTCCATCGCCCCTTGGAATTACCCGCTGCTGATGGCGATCTGGAAGCTGATGCCGGCCCTGGCCGCCGGGAATTCTGTGGTGATCAAACCCGCCCCTAACACGCCGCTGACGACGCTGAAATTCGCGGAAATCCTGCATGAAGCCGGCCTTCCCGACGGCGTGGTGAACGTCGTGACCGGCGACGGCCCCACGGTGGGCGCGGCCCTGACGAGCCACCCCGCCGTGAACATGATCTCTTTTACGGGATCGACCCAGACCGGGGCGAAAATCATGCAGGCGGCATCAGATACCACGAAGCGCCTCCATTTGGAACTGGGGGGCAAGGCGCCGTTCATCGTATTCGACGATGCGGATCTCGAGGCGGCCGTTCAGGGGGCAGTGGTGGGCGCTTATGTGAACAGCGGCCAGGATTGTACTGCGGCCACCCGGTTTTATGTGCATCACTCGGTATATGACACCTTTGTGGCACAGTTCATCGATCGGGCCCGGAAGGTGCGGGTGGGACTGCCTGGGGACTGGACCACGGATATGGGCCCTGTGATCTCCCAGGTTCACCGGGACCGCATCGAAGGATATGTGGAGCGGGCCCGGGCGGCAGGTGCCGAGGTTCTGCTCGGGGGCAAGCGTCCGGCGGATCCAAAGTTGGCCGCCGGGTCCTACTATGAGCCGACGATCTTGGCCGGACTTGCCGACGACGCGGAAGCGTGTCAACGGGAGATCTTTGGGCCGGTGGTGGTGGTGATGCCTTTCTCCGACGAGGAGGAAGTCATTCGCCGGGCCAATGGGGTCGTTTATGGACTCGCCTCCTCTGTCTGGACCCGGGATCACCAGCGGGCACTGCGGATGTCGAAGGCCCTCCGCTTTGGGACGGTGTGGATTAATGACCACCTGCCCCTCACGTCGGAGATGCCCCACGGCGGATTCAAGCAAAGCGGATTTGGAAAGGACCTCTCCGCCTATGCCCTGGAAGACTATACCGTGGTTAAACACGTCATGTCCGAACTGAGCGGGCAAGCGGTCAAACCCTGGCATTTTACAATCTTTGGCGACGCACCCCAGGAGTGA
- a CDS encoding sigma 54-interacting transcriptional regulator: protein MSTVEFAQCLREVRWVRGDENVRQIEREAGSRGDRYVFFKDGSLYKALEIRIGAEAGADEPDGALRTCSRSFPVLCVPEPEVPYRTLDLLSEQVTLIDTDQGLQYVERQDYLVYLLTCRDWNVDWIRLLLHSIPMGLIVCDRSRRVVNYNAKALRMLKKSEADSLNMASIFGEQVLSQVVDRGEFVFNQVYMREGLLADFAPLQDHDGSISGLVVVLQDLPHIEEMAMELDKVKNLNRDLHAVLASLCDELFVIDPDGVVIRASQSKIITANHAAGSDPVGRNFFSDEAFSDLPTDVVRLVIGQKRRISMEWESGHGVHILFEANPVLDESGRLIRVVVTLRDITETSKLKKELKEVQSQSVRYKRELEALRSRLAPERDPLVWASPAMDQVMRQVERVSQYPSTILLLGESGVGKEVIARAIHERSPRRERPFVKINCAAIPESLLESELFGYTRGAFTGANAQGKMGLFEQGDGGIVFLDEISEIPLSLQAKLLRVIQEKEVYPVGGVHPRQLDVQIIAATNRNLREMVESGQFREDLYYRLNVIPIEIPPLRHRPEDISLLALHFLQELTRKYERELRWGKGALESLRRYNWPGNVRELRNVVERLVVTCDSDVIEAVHVESMLPARRGPVKVSAIDDIMPLREATEMVEDQLILLAMRRYHSTTKAARVLGVSQSTVSRKFQKAIQRFPDLW, encoded by the coding sequence GTGAGCACTGTGGAATTCGCCCAATGCCTTCGAGAAGTTCGATGGGTGAGGGGAGATGAAAACGTTCGGCAGATTGAACGGGAGGCCGGATCCCGGGGAGATCGGTATGTATTTTTCAAGGACGGTTCTTTGTACAAAGCCCTGGAGATTCGCATCGGCGCGGAAGCCGGGGCCGACGAACCCGATGGGGCCCTGCGCACCTGTTCCCGAAGTTTTCCCGTGCTCTGTGTCCCTGAACCTGAAGTGCCCTACCGAACTCTGGACCTTTTGTCGGAGCAGGTGACCCTGATCGATACTGATCAGGGCTTGCAGTACGTCGAACGCCAGGACTATCTCGTGTACCTCCTGACCTGCCGAGACTGGAATGTCGATTGGATCCGGCTGCTTCTTCACTCGATCCCCATGGGACTGATCGTATGCGATCGGTCGCGCCGGGTGGTCAACTATAACGCCAAAGCGCTTCGCATGCTGAAAAAATCCGAGGCGGACAGTCTCAACATGGCGTCGATATTCGGCGAGCAGGTCCTGTCCCAGGTGGTAGACCGGGGGGAGTTCGTCTTCAACCAGGTCTATATGCGGGAAGGACTGTTGGCCGATTTCGCCCCGCTCCAGGATCACGACGGTTCCATCAGCGGGCTGGTGGTGGTGCTTCAGGATCTTCCGCACATTGAGGAGATGGCCATGGAGTTGGATAAAGTGAAAAATCTCAACCGCGACCTCCATGCGGTCCTTGCCTCTTTGTGCGATGAATTGTTTGTCATTGATCCCGACGGGGTCGTGATCCGGGCCAGCCAAAGTAAAATCATCACCGCCAACCACGCTGCTGGCTCCGATCCTGTGGGACGCAATTTTTTCTCCGATGAAGCGTTTTCGGATCTACCCACCGATGTGGTGCGCCTGGTGATCGGGCAAAAGCGGCGCATCTCCATGGAATGGGAGTCGGGCCACGGGGTTCATATCCTGTTCGAAGCGAATCCCGTGCTTGATGAGTCCGGGCGTTTGATCCGGGTGGTGGTCACGCTCCGGGATATCACGGAGACTTCAAAGCTCAAAAAAGAATTAAAGGAAGTGCAATCCCAGTCGGTTCGATATAAAAGGGAGCTGGAGGCCCTGAGGAGCCGTCTGGCTCCGGAGCGGGATCCCTTGGTTTGGGCGAGTCCGGCCATGGATCAAGTCATGCGCCAGGTGGAACGGGTCTCGCAGTACCCATCGACGATCCTCCTTCTCGGCGAATCGGGGGTCGGCAAGGAGGTGATCGCCCGGGCGATTCACGAGAGAAGTCCCCGCCGGGAACGTCCCTTTGTCAAGATCAATTGCGCGGCAATTCCGGAGTCGCTGCTGGAGAGCGAGTTATTCGGGTACACTCGCGGCGCTTTTACCGGTGCCAACGCCCAAGGCAAAATGGGCTTATTCGAGCAAGGGGACGGGGGAATCGTCTTCCTCGACGAAATCTCCGAGATCCCCCTCTCTCTTCAAGCCAAGCTGTTACGGGTCATTCAAGAAAAAGAAGTGTACCCCGTGGGCGGCGTTCATCCGCGCCAACTCGACGTCCAGATCATTGCCGCCACGAACCGGAACCTGAGGGAAATGGTGGAGTCCGGACAATTCCGGGAAGACCTGTATTACCGGCTGAACGTGATTCCCATTGAAATTCCGCCCCTTCGCCACAGGCCGGAGGATATTTCTCTCCTGGCTTTGCACTTTCTTCAAGAGCTGACCCGAAAATACGAACGGGAGTTGCGTTGGGGCAAAGGTGCACTGGAGAGCCTCCGGAGATACAACTGGCCCGGAAATGTCCGGGAGCTCCGCAACGTGGTGGAACGCTTGGTGGTCACCTGTGACAGCGATGTCATCGAGGCGGTTCACGTGGAGAGTATGCTCCCCGCCCGGAGGGGTCCGGTCAAAGTTTCGGCGATTGACGACATCATGCCCTTGCGGGAAGCCACAGAAATGGTGGAAGATCAGTTAATTCTGTTGGCGATGAGGCGGTACCACAGCACGACAAAGGCGGCCCGGGTGCTGGGAGTCAGCCAGTCCACGGTGAGCCGGAAATTCCAAAAGGCTATCCAGCGATTTCCCGATCTTTGGTGA
- a CDS encoding putrescine aminotransferase has protein sequence MDERKVLDFTGQVLELIAKDQISPEEAQWVTRETIEGFQEYVNPGFLEYRKSVTSGSLDAAVEWADAGPNSFRDVNGKEYIDCLGGFGIYNVGHRHPKVMKAVLDQLNRQALHSQDLLDPLRAFLAKILADITPGDLKYSFFTNSGTESVEAAIKLARAYNPSKPTVIAATRAFHGKSYGSLSGTAKGVFRRPFGPLVPGFRHVVFNDLDMLEKTMEACRLTGDDVGAVLLEPIQGEGGVNIPDDDYLPGVQKLCREYGALLILDEVQTGMGRTGKMFACEHYGVTPDILCLAKAFGGGIMPAGAVIATEEVFSTLFDNPFLHTTTFGGNPLACAAAIATIHVLLEENLPARAAEMGEYMLEGLKRAVKGHEDKVVDVRGKGLLMALEFVDDHVGFEVAKALFDRGVLVTGTLINAQVIRVEPPLTIKKEQADRVFEALADALAQVRVGAAQ, from the coding sequence ATGGATGAGAGAAAGGTTCTTGACTTCACTGGTCAGGTTCTTGAACTGATCGCGAAAGATCAAATTTCCCCGGAAGAGGCACAATGGGTCACCCGAGAGACGATCGAAGGGTTCCAAGAATATGTAAATCCAGGATTTCTGGAATACCGGAAGTCTGTGACCTCGGGATCCTTGGACGCGGCCGTGGAATGGGCGGACGCGGGGCCGAACAGTTTTCGCGATGTCAACGGGAAGGAATATATCGATTGTCTCGGGGGATTTGGGATTTATAATGTCGGACACCGCCACCCCAAGGTCATGAAAGCGGTGCTTGATCAGTTGAACCGGCAAGCCCTGCACAGTCAGGATCTCCTCGACCCCCTTCGGGCTTTCTTGGCAAAGATCCTCGCAGACATCACTCCCGGCGATCTCAAATATTCATTTTTTACCAACAGCGGCACAGAGTCGGTGGAGGCGGCCATCAAGCTAGCCCGGGCGTACAACCCGTCGAAGCCCACCGTGATTGCGGCAACCCGGGCGTTCCACGGGAAGAGCTACGGCTCCTTGTCGGGCACGGCCAAAGGAGTCTTTCGCCGGCCCTTTGGCCCTCTGGTTCCGGGTTTTCGGCATGTCGTTTTCAATGACCTAGATATGTTGGAGAAAACCATGGAGGCCTGCCGGCTGACCGGGGACGACGTGGGAGCCGTTCTCCTCGAGCCGATCCAGGGGGAGGGTGGCGTCAATATTCCTGACGACGATTATTTGCCGGGTGTCCAGAAGCTTTGCCGGGAATACGGAGCCTTGCTCATTCTCGATGAAGTGCAAACGGGCATGGGCCGTACGGGCAAAATGTTCGCCTGTGAGCATTACGGCGTAACCCCGGACATTCTTTGCTTAGCTAAAGCCTTTGGCGGCGGAATCATGCCGGCCGGAGCGGTGATCGCCACCGAGGAGGTCTTCTCCACCCTGTTTGACAACCCGTTCTTGCACACCACGACCTTCGGCGGCAACCCCCTGGCTTGCGCCGCGGCCATCGCGACCATTCACGTCCTCCTCGAGGAGAACCTCCCCGCCCGGGCCGCGGAAATGGGCGAATACATGCTGGAGGGTTTGAAGCGGGCCGTGAAAGGACACGAGGACAAAGTCGTGGATGTGCGGGGCAAGGGGTTGCTCATGGCGTTAGAGTTTGTGGACGATCACGTGGGATTCGAGGTCGCTAAAGCACTGTTTGACCGAGGGGTTTTGGTGACCGGGACGTTGATCAACGCCCAGGTCATCCGGGTAGAACCGCCGCTCACCATCAAGAAAGAGCAGGCAGATCGGGTGTTCGAGGCGCTGGCAGACGCCCTGGCCCAAGTGCGAGTCGGGGCGGCGCAATAA
- the speB gene encoding agmatinase, with protein MSRVPSEKEIPRFCGWNTFMKLPAGSSGRLGDCIGVFGVPFDGGTSYRAGARFGPQAVREASATLYPYHRRHHIHLLESAAVVDGGDLSVIPTDIEQTLRSIHRQVVERVGPGGRSLFLGGDHSVTLGLLRGIRELWGPLALVHFDSHSDLWDSFWGGRYNHATTFRRAVEEGLIDPNRSIQVGIRGSLETRQEAEFAKEFGIAEIDAQQWLKTGPEKTAEAVRRRVGTGPVYLSFDIDVVDPAYAPGTGTPEVGGPSSAVAIETLRGLAGLNVAAMDVVEVSPPYDHADITALLAATVAWEGLFLLVQARSPA; from the coding sequence ATGAGCCGTGTCCCGTCTGAAAAAGAGATCCCGCGGTTCTGCGGGTGGAACACCTTTATGAAGCTGCCGGCCGGATCCTCCGGAAGGCTCGGAGACTGTATTGGAGTGTTTGGGGTGCCCTTTGACGGGGGTACTTCTTACCGCGCCGGTGCCCGGTTCGGACCCCAGGCCGTCCGGGAGGCTTCCGCCACCCTCTATCCCTACCATCGCCGCCATCACATACATTTGTTGGAATCAGCGGCCGTGGTAGATGGCGGCGATCTGTCCGTGATTCCCACTGATATTGAACAAACCCTGAGATCGATCCACCGCCAAGTGGTGGAACGGGTGGGCCCAGGCGGCCGATCCCTGTTTCTAGGGGGCGACCACTCCGTCACTCTCGGATTGCTCCGAGGGATCCGTGAACTGTGGGGGCCACTCGCTCTTGTCCATTTTGATTCCCATTCGGATTTATGGGATTCTTTTTGGGGCGGGCGGTACAACCATGCGACGACCTTTCGACGGGCTGTAGAGGAGGGTTTGATTGACCCGAATCGCTCCATCCAGGTGGGTATACGAGGCTCTTTGGAAACTCGGCAGGAGGCGGAGTTTGCGAAGGAGTTCGGCATCGCGGAGATCGATGCGCAGCAGTGGCTGAAGACAGGCCCGGAAAAAACGGCCGAGGCGGTTCGCCGGCGGGTTGGCACAGGCCCTGTATATCTCAGCTTCGACATCGATGTCGTGGATCCGGCTTACGCCCCCGGCACAGGAACTCCAGAAGTCGGTGGCCCCTCCTCGGCCGTGGCGATAGAGACGCTCAGGGGATTGGCCGGGCTCAATGTGGCGGCGATGGACGTGGTGGAAGTGTCGCCGCCTTACGACCACGCGGACATCACCGCCTTGTTGGCGGCCACCGTGGCATGGGAAGGGCTTTTCTTGCTGGTTCAAGCACGTTCCCCGGCATGA
- the fabG gene encoding 3-oxoacyl-[acyl-carrier-protein] reductase: protein MTDKVAVITGAANGIGRATARLFAAHGAKVVLADVGDAEGSALESELKEGGTEALFLHVDVRKEDQVQEMVDKTLKRFGRIDVLINNAGITRDGFLVKLPLVAWHEVLAVNLTGVMQCTKSAAPVMIQQGGGVILNASSVVGLYGNIGQTNYAATKAGVIGLTKTWARELGAKGIRVNAVAPGFIETGMTAKVPDRILQTVKERTPLKRMGRPEEVAHVYLFLASDAASFINGAIIPVDGGLVL, encoded by the coding sequence ATGACAGATAAGGTGGCGGTCATCACCGGCGCGGCCAATGGCATCGGACGGGCGACTGCGCGCCTCTTTGCTGCCCACGGCGCAAAAGTGGTGTTGGCGGACGTGGGGGACGCGGAGGGCTCGGCTTTAGAATCGGAACTCAAGGAAGGCGGGACGGAGGCCCTCTTCCTCCACGTGGACGTTCGCAAAGAAGACCAGGTACAAGAGATGGTGGACAAAACCCTGAAGCGATTCGGACGAATCGACGTCCTTATCAATAACGCCGGGATTACCCGGGATGGATTTTTGGTCAAACTTCCCCTTGTCGCGTGGCACGAAGTTTTGGCGGTCAATTTAACAGGTGTCATGCAGTGCACAAAATCGGCTGCCCCGGTGATGATCCAGCAGGGAGGAGGCGTTATCCTCAATGCTTCTTCGGTGGTGGGCTTGTATGGCAACATCGGTCAGACGAATTACGCCGCCACCAAAGCCGGCGTGATCGGATTGACGAAAACCTGGGCACGGGAACTTGGGGCCAAAGGCATTCGGGTCAACGCCGTCGCACCGGGGTTCATTGAAACCGGCATGACCGCCAAGGTGCCAGACAGAATCTTGCAGACGGTGAAAGAGCGGACACCTCTCAAACGTATGGGGCGCCCCGAGGAGGTGGCGCACGTCTATCTCTTTTTGGCGTCAGATGCCGCCAGCTTTATTAATGGCGCGATCATCCCGGTGGACGGAGGCTTGGTCCTCTAA
- the fabG gene encoding 3-oxoacyl-[acyl-carrier-protein] reductase: protein MALAEEMVVQGRVLAGKVALVTGGSRGIGAAIARELASLGATTVLNYCRSAEQAEALVRQLSEHNDRVAALKADVSQPEEIDRLWNEVSDRFGPIDILVNNAGITRDSRFLNMSAAQWEDVMHTNLDSMFHLTQRVLPSMIENGFGRIINVSSIIAQTGGFGQVNYSAAKAGIIGFTKSLALETAKYNITVNAVCPGFIWTDMVAAVPEKVQDKIKAKIPMGRFGLPEEVAKVVRFLVVDGDYITGQCLNVNGGMYM, encoded by the coding sequence ATGGCACTTGCTGAGGAAATGGTCGTTCAAGGACGTGTATTGGCCGGTAAAGTTGCGTTGGTCACCGGGGGCTCTCGGGGTATTGGTGCGGCCATCGCCCGGGAATTGGCCAGTCTCGGGGCGACCACAGTTCTCAACTATTGCCGAAGCGCAGAACAGGCTGAGGCTTTGGTGCGCCAACTCAGCGAGCACAATGATCGGGTTGCCGCCTTGAAGGCCGATGTTTCCCAACCGGAGGAGATCGATCGGTTGTGGAACGAAGTTTCCGACAGATTTGGACCGATCGATATCCTCGTCAACAACGCCGGGATCACCCGAGACTCTCGGTTCCTCAACATGTCTGCAGCCCAGTGGGAAGATGTGATGCACACCAATCTGGACAGCATGTTCCACCTCACACAACGGGTTCTCCCCTCGATGATCGAGAACGGGTTTGGTCGCATTATCAACGTTTCTTCCATCATTGCCCAAACCGGCGGGTTCGGTCAAGTGAATTACTCTGCGGCAAAAGCTGGGATCATCGGATTCACCAAGTCCCTCGCCCTAGAGACAGCCAAATATAACATCACCGTCAACGCCGTGTGCCCGGGATTTATCTGGACGGATATGGTGGCGGCAGTCCCTGAAAAAGTTCAAGACAAAATCAAAGCGAAGATTCCTATGGGCCGGTTCGGCCTCCCTGAAGAAGTGGCAAAAGTTGTCCGGTTCCTGGTGGTGGACGGAGATTACATCACTGGACAATGCCTCAATGTGAACGGTGGCATGTACATGTAA
- the phaQ gene encoding poly-beta-hydroxybutyrate-responsive repressor, which translates to MMETPMERGLLGKAPKNFLLPYILLILREVPVHGYELVQKLAVFGFQDVDRGNVYRILRQLEKDHYVQSEWNTETAGPAKRLYSLTDAGEAYLRLYAAELERYQSMLDQFFRTYSSILNLYNPFLGVSGGPLTDPANSTKTGRSHHDPGHPESKET; encoded by the coding sequence ATGATGGAGACGCCAATGGAAAGGGGGCTCCTTGGCAAAGCGCCAAAAAATTTTCTCCTTCCGTACATCCTGTTGATCCTGCGGGAAGTTCCGGTTCACGGGTACGAATTGGTTCAAAAGTTGGCTGTTTTCGGTTTTCAAGATGTAGACCGGGGGAACGTCTACCGGATCCTTCGGCAACTGGAAAAAGACCATTACGTACAGTCCGAGTGGAACACGGAGACAGCGGGACCTGCAAAGCGCCTCTATTCCCTCACTGACGCCGGAGAGGCGTACCTGCGGTTGTACGCTGCGGAATTGGAGCGTTACCAGAGTATGTTGGACCAGTTTTTTCGGACCTACAGCAGTATCTTGAATCTGTACAACCCGTTTTTGGGGGTTTCCGGCGGACCTTTGACAGACCCAGCCAATTCAACGAAAACAGGGAGGAGTCACCATGACCCAGGCCACCCCGAATCCAAAGAAACCTGA